The proteins below come from a single Mya arenaria isolate MELC-2E11 chromosome 6, ASM2691426v1 genomic window:
- the LOC128238805 gene encoding uncharacterized protein LOC128238805 isoform X2, producing the protein MTYDKVHYTMNRHHNMDGDFSGAETGTPFLAGEKCSLKKPRGRRKKGTKEINLRNIAEGLESTGNVDTVMTVVNGGSEDDSGCSSVSRDQRSSTDTDNFQAKELNNIERISINNVKPKTHRNLVANEIRVEKESEEVLNEFRVKINTKNQTVPNLHLRDRDEYGSDHVTCNEIRRQSNRLSSSEKDVKLQAVRKCAHMLHKNGPGRDIDLQKKFKNFKNDEVCIICEITEATANYASVEANRMLMEIVYPHDFYDKFQRSGKAKGQSSVQKTNSVTKDSINFCRPAKLSPKLGRRGRTMLLPATDRPEPSVNTSAKDNHRTWASTERLSTDACVPEKRWRSDAYTEKKNIHTQCRERPNAVVVTDDTDGQKLVLKGLRGWLMKKEEAPRTSRDFKDIKKSFYKVSSLGIQFGIPEYNTTLHERKLTTPPTSARLNDTQQSIKRPATQINSERHQPSANQILSRDIHSVPTHTRAVNSGTYPRSIMHVSKLFADTAMSDVSTSESKSVRNTTNDSQNLQSSLQIQKTKFSLPPINHDLKTRSVTLTQF; encoded by the exons ATGACGTATGATAAG GTCCATTATACGATGAACCGTCACCATAACATGGACGGTGATTTCTCTGGAGCTGAAACTGGGACCCCCTTTCTTGCAG GGGAGAAATGTTCATTAAAAAAGCCTAGGGGTAGACGGAAAAAGGGCACTAAGGAAATTAACCTTCGTAACATAGCGGAGGGCCTTGAGTCTACCGGAAACGTCGACACGGTGATGACAGTGGTTAACGGGGGAAGCGAGGATGACAGCGGCTGCTCGTCTGTCTCCAGAGATCAGCGGTCGTCCACGGACACTGACAATTTTCAGGCTAAAGAACTGAACAACATTGAAAGGATTTCAATCAATAATGTGAAACCTAAAACTCATCGAAACTTAGTGGCTAACGAAATCCGTGTTGAGAAAGAAAGCGAGGAAGTTCTGAACGAATTTAGAGTTAAGATAAATACAAAAAACCAGACTGTGCCAAATCTGCACCTCAGGGATCGCGATGAATATGGGAGTGATCATGTGACATGTAATGAAATAAGGCGGCAATCGAACAGATTAAGTAGTTCTGAAAAAGATGTTAAACTTCAAGCAGTCCGGAAATGCGCCCATATGCTGCATAAAAACGGTCCGGGGAGAGATATTGACTTGCAGAAAAAGTTTAAGAACTTTAAAAATGATGaagtttgtattatttgtgaGATCACGGAGGCTACCGCAAATTATGCATCTGTTGAGGCCAACCGGATGTTGATGGAGATTGTTTATCCGCATGACTTCTACGACAAATTCCAACGGTCGGGCAAAGCGAAAGGACAGTCGAGTGTTCAAAAGACGAACTCTGTAACAAAAGACAGTATTAACTTTTGTCGACCGGCTAAATTGTCACCCAAGCTTGGTCGGCGCGGACGTACGATGCTACTTCCGGCAACAGATCGGCCGGAACCATCGGTAAACACCTCCGCGAAAGATAACCATCGGACGTGGGCGTCCACAGAACGCCTCAGCACAGACGCGTGTGTCCCGGAGAAGCGGTGGCGGTCAGATGCTTACACGGAGAAAAAGAATATCCACACGCAGTGTCGCGAGCGGCCGAATGCCGTGGTGGTTACCGACGACACGGATGGACAAAAACTCGTGCTAAAGGGGCTGCGTGGCTGGCTTATGAAGAAGGAAGAGGCTCCCAGGACCTCTCGAGACTTTAAAGATATAAAGAAGT CTTTCTACAAAGTTAGCAGTTTGGGAATACAGTTCGGTATCCCGGAATACAACACGACGCTGCATGAGCGGAAGTTGACCACCCCCCCAACCTCGGCCCGCCTCAACGACACTCAACAGTCAATAAAACGACCCGCCACCCAGATAAATAGCGAACGTCATCAGCCTTCAGCCAATCAAATTTTGTCACGTGATATTCACTCAGTTCCAACGCATACAAGGGCGGTTAATTCTGGGACTTACCCAAGGTCGATTATGCACGTGTCGAAACTTTTCGCAGACACTGCAATGTCAGACGTTAGCACATCGGAGTCTAAGAGTGTACGTAATACAACAAACGACTCGCAAAATCTACAATCATCTCTTCAAATACAAAAGACAAAATTTTCACTCCCGCCCATAAATCATGACCTCAAAACAAGATCGGTAACTCTTACTCAGTTTTAG
- the LOC128238805 gene encoding uncharacterized protein LOC128238805 isoform X3 produces the protein MTVVNGGSEDDSGCSSVSRDQRSSTDTDNFQAKELNNIERISINNVKPKTHRNLVANEIRVEKESEEVLNEFRVKINTKNQTVPNLHLRDRDEYGSDHVTCNEIRRQSNRLSSSEKDVKLQAVRKCAHMLHKNGPGRDIDLQKKFKNFKNDEVCIICEITEATANYASVEANRMLMEIVYPHDFYDKFQRSGKAKGQSSVQKTNSVTKDSINFCRPAKLSPKLGRRGRTMLLPATDRPEPSVNTSAKDNHRTWASTERLSTDACVPEKRWRSDAYTEKKNIHTQCRERPNAVVVTDDTDGQKLVLKGLRGWLMKKEEAPRTSRDFKDIKKSAFYKVSSLGIQFGIPEYNTTLHERKLTTPPTSARLNDTQQSIKRPATQINSERHQPSANQILSRDIHSVPTHTRAVNSGTYPRSIMHVSKLFADTAMSDVSTSESKSVRNTTNDSQNLQSSLQIQKTKFSLPPINHDLKTRSVTLTQF, from the exons ATGACAGTGGTTAACGGGGGAAGCGAGGATGACAGCGGCTGCTCGTCTGTCTCCAGAGATCAGCGGTCGTCCACGGACACTGACAATTTTCAGGCTAAAGAACTGAACAACATTGAAAGGATTTCAATCAATAATGTGAAACCTAAAACTCATCGAAACTTAGTGGCTAACGAAATCCGTGTTGAGAAAGAAAGCGAGGAAGTTCTGAACGAATTTAGAGTTAAGATAAATACAAAAAACCAGACTGTGCCAAATCTGCACCTCAGGGATCGCGATGAATATGGGAGTGATCATGTGACATGTAATGAAATAAGGCGGCAATCGAACAGATTAAGTAGTTCTGAAAAAGATGTTAAACTTCAAGCAGTCCGGAAATGCGCCCATATGCTGCATAAAAACGGTCCGGGGAGAGATATTGACTTGCAGAAAAAGTTTAAGAACTTTAAAAATGATGaagtttgtattatttgtgaGATCACGGAGGCTACCGCAAATTATGCATCTGTTGAGGCCAACCGGATGTTGATGGAGATTGTTTATCCGCATGACTTCTACGACAAATTCCAACGGTCGGGCAAAGCGAAAGGACAGTCGAGTGTTCAAAAGACGAACTCTGTAACAAAAGACAGTATTAACTTTTGTCGACCGGCTAAATTGTCACCCAAGCTTGGTCGGCGCGGACGTACGATGCTACTTCCGGCAACAGATCGGCCGGAACCATCGGTAAACACCTCCGCGAAAGATAACCATCGGACGTGGGCGTCCACAGAACGCCTCAGCACAGACGCGTGTGTCCCGGAGAAGCGGTGGCGGTCAGATGCTTACACGGAGAAAAAGAATATCCACACGCAGTGTCGCGAGCGGCCGAATGCCGTGGTGGTTACCGACGACACGGATGGACAAAAACTCGTGCTAAAGGGGCTGCGTGGCTGGCTTATGAAGAAGGAAGAGGCTCCCAGGACCTCTCGAGACTTTAAAGATATAAAGAAGT CAGCTTTCTACAAAGTTAGCAGTTTGGGAATACAGTTCGGTATCCCGGAATACAACACGACGCTGCATGAGCGGAAGTTGACCACCCCCCCAACCTCGGCCCGCCTCAACGACACTCAACAGTCAATAAAACGACCCGCCACCCAGATAAATAGCGAACGTCATCAGCCTTCAGCCAATCAAATTTTGTCACGTGATATTCACTCAGTTCCAACGCATACAAGGGCGGTTAATTCTGGGACTTACCCAAGGTCGATTATGCACGTGTCGAAACTTTTCGCAGACACTGCAATGTCAGACGTTAGCACATCGGAGTCTAAGAGTGTACGTAATACAACAAACGACTCGCAAAATCTACAATCATCTCTTCAAATACAAAAGACAAAATTTTCACTCCCGCCCATAAATCATGACCTCAAAACAAGATCGGTAACTCTTACTCAGTTTTAG
- the LOC128238805 gene encoding uncharacterized protein LOC128238805 isoform X1 produces MTYDKVHYTMNRHHNMDGDFSGAETGTPFLAGEKCSLKKPRGRRKKGTKEINLRNIAEGLESTGNVDTVMTVVNGGSEDDSGCSSVSRDQRSSTDTDNFQAKELNNIERISINNVKPKTHRNLVANEIRVEKESEEVLNEFRVKINTKNQTVPNLHLRDRDEYGSDHVTCNEIRRQSNRLSSSEKDVKLQAVRKCAHMLHKNGPGRDIDLQKKFKNFKNDEVCIICEITEATANYASVEANRMLMEIVYPHDFYDKFQRSGKAKGQSSVQKTNSVTKDSINFCRPAKLSPKLGRRGRTMLLPATDRPEPSVNTSAKDNHRTWASTERLSTDACVPEKRWRSDAYTEKKNIHTQCRERPNAVVVTDDTDGQKLVLKGLRGWLMKKEEAPRTSRDFKDIKKSAFYKVSSLGIQFGIPEYNTTLHERKLTTPPTSARLNDTQQSIKRPATQINSERHQPSANQILSRDIHSVPTHTRAVNSGTYPRSIMHVSKLFADTAMSDVSTSESKSVRNTTNDSQNLQSSLQIQKTKFSLPPINHDLKTRSVTLTQF; encoded by the exons ATGACGTATGATAAG GTCCATTATACGATGAACCGTCACCATAACATGGACGGTGATTTCTCTGGAGCTGAAACTGGGACCCCCTTTCTTGCAG GGGAGAAATGTTCATTAAAAAAGCCTAGGGGTAGACGGAAAAAGGGCACTAAGGAAATTAACCTTCGTAACATAGCGGAGGGCCTTGAGTCTACCGGAAACGTCGACACGGTGATGACAGTGGTTAACGGGGGAAGCGAGGATGACAGCGGCTGCTCGTCTGTCTCCAGAGATCAGCGGTCGTCCACGGACACTGACAATTTTCAGGCTAAAGAACTGAACAACATTGAAAGGATTTCAATCAATAATGTGAAACCTAAAACTCATCGAAACTTAGTGGCTAACGAAATCCGTGTTGAGAAAGAAAGCGAGGAAGTTCTGAACGAATTTAGAGTTAAGATAAATACAAAAAACCAGACTGTGCCAAATCTGCACCTCAGGGATCGCGATGAATATGGGAGTGATCATGTGACATGTAATGAAATAAGGCGGCAATCGAACAGATTAAGTAGTTCTGAAAAAGATGTTAAACTTCAAGCAGTCCGGAAATGCGCCCATATGCTGCATAAAAACGGTCCGGGGAGAGATATTGACTTGCAGAAAAAGTTTAAGAACTTTAAAAATGATGaagtttgtattatttgtgaGATCACGGAGGCTACCGCAAATTATGCATCTGTTGAGGCCAACCGGATGTTGATGGAGATTGTTTATCCGCATGACTTCTACGACAAATTCCAACGGTCGGGCAAAGCGAAAGGACAGTCGAGTGTTCAAAAGACGAACTCTGTAACAAAAGACAGTATTAACTTTTGTCGACCGGCTAAATTGTCACCCAAGCTTGGTCGGCGCGGACGTACGATGCTACTTCCGGCAACAGATCGGCCGGAACCATCGGTAAACACCTCCGCGAAAGATAACCATCGGACGTGGGCGTCCACAGAACGCCTCAGCACAGACGCGTGTGTCCCGGAGAAGCGGTGGCGGTCAGATGCTTACACGGAGAAAAAGAATATCCACACGCAGTGTCGCGAGCGGCCGAATGCCGTGGTGGTTACCGACGACACGGATGGACAAAAACTCGTGCTAAAGGGGCTGCGTGGCTGGCTTATGAAGAAGGAAGAGGCTCCCAGGACCTCTCGAGACTTTAAAGATATAAAGAAGT CAGCTTTCTACAAAGTTAGCAGTTTGGGAATACAGTTCGGTATCCCGGAATACAACACGACGCTGCATGAGCGGAAGTTGACCACCCCCCCAACCTCGGCCCGCCTCAACGACACTCAACAGTCAATAAAACGACCCGCCACCCAGATAAATAGCGAACGTCATCAGCCTTCAGCCAATCAAATTTTGTCACGTGATATTCACTCAGTTCCAACGCATACAAGGGCGGTTAATTCTGGGACTTACCCAAGGTCGATTATGCACGTGTCGAAACTTTTCGCAGACACTGCAATGTCAGACGTTAGCACATCGGAGTCTAAGAGTGTACGTAATACAACAAACGACTCGCAAAATCTACAATCATCTCTTCAAATACAAAAGACAAAATTTTCACTCCCGCCCATAAATCATGACCTCAAAACAAGATCGGTAACTCTTACTCAGTTTTAG
- the LOC128237614 gene encoding mucin-2-like yields MHYPLTQRTTTSYNALPPQTTHYPLTQRTTTSYNALPPHTTYYPLTQRTIPSHNALPPHTTHYPLTQRLPPHTTHYPLTQRTIPSHNALPPHTTRYPLTQRTTPSHYALHPHTTHYPLTQCTTPSHTPPSHNALPPHTLPPHTTLYPLIHFPLTQRTTPHTLPPHTTLYPLTHFPLTQRTTPSHTSPSYNALPPHTPHYSLTHFTLTQSSTPSHTSPSHHALPPHTTLYPHNALPPHTTLYPLNALPPHTLPPHTTLYPLNALPPHTLPPHTTLYPLTHRTTPHLMRITNIIEYYI; encoded by the coding sequence ATGCACTATCCCCTCACACAACGCACTACCACATCATACAACGCACTACCCCCTCAAACAACGCACTACCCCCTCACACAACGCACTACCACATCATACAACGCACTACCCCCTCACACAACGTACTACCCCCTCACACAACGCACTATCCCCTCACACAATGCACTACCCCCTCACACAACGCACTACCCCCTCACACAACGACTACCCCCTCACACAACGCACTACCCCCTCACACAACGCACTATCCCCTCACACAATGCACTACCCCCTCACACAACGCGCTATCCTCTCACACAACGCACTACCCCCTCACACTACGCACTACACCCTCACACAACGCACTACCCCCTCACACAATGCACTACCCCCTCACACACTCCCCCCTCACACAACGCACTACCCCCTCACACACTCCCCCCTCACACAACGCTCTACCCCCTCATACACTTCCCCCTCACACAACGCACTACCCCTCACACACTTCCCCCTCACACAACGCTCTACCCCCTCACACACTTCCCCCTCACACAACGCACTACCCCATCACACACTTCCCCCTCATACAACGCTCTACCCCCTCACACACCGCACTATTCCCTCACACACTTCACCCTCACACAAAGCTCTACCCCCTCACACACTTCCCCCTCACACCACGCCCTACCCCCTCACACAACGCTCTACCCCCACAACGCACTACCCCCTCACACAACGCTCTACCCCCTCAACGCACTACCCCCTCACACACTTCCCCCTCACACAACGCTCTACCCCCTCAACGCACTACCCCCTCACACACTTCCCCCTCACACAACGCTCTACCCCCTCACACACCGCACTACCCCACACCTCATGCGTATAACGAACATAATTGAGTATTACATTTGA